In one window of Helianthus annuus cultivar XRQ/B chromosome 17, HanXRQr2.0-SUNRISE, whole genome shotgun sequence DNA:
- the LOC118489258 gene encoding WD repeat-containing protein 44-like, which yields MLAYYPVIFTTPNGKGCIVGTLDGNCSFYDIIDKRLQSGTHTSVMSRKKWPSRITGFQFCPTDSRKVIVSSADSQVRVLCGINVVGKFKGNRHSEHRATTGNAS from the exons ATGCTTGCTTATTATCCTGTTATATTTACAACCCCAAACGGGAag GGGTGCATTGTGGGAACATTAGATGGAAACTGCAGTTTCTATGACATCATAG ATAAACGGCTGCAGAGCGGCACACACACGAGTGTAATGAGCAGAAAGAAATGGCCAAGTCGAATAACCGGATTCCAGTTCTGCCCCACCGACTCGAGGAAAGTTATAGTTTCATCCGCGGACTCACAAGTCCGGGTTCTTTGCGGAATCAACGTTGTCGGGAAATTCAAAG GTAACCGGCATTCAGAACATAGAGCAACGACTGGAAACGCCTCTTAG